The following are encoded together in the Rana temporaria chromosome 12, aRanTem1.1, whole genome shotgun sequence genome:
- the ZFP64 gene encoding zinc finger protein 64 — MNRSPAAAAEGGLPAVQFSGTATVLVEITADIHICGLCKTQFNNLDAFVTHKQTGCQLTNAATGATSTVQFVSGDSVTPSQSAARTITSETQTITVSAPEFVFEHGYQTFLPSDSSVTPATGGATTIATKSRSKRLSAASPQKKQSCTYTGCQFKTAYGMKDMERHMRTHTGDKPHRCDRCGKCFSRKDKLKTHIRSHTGEKPYKCKECDYSAADSSSLCKHMRIHTDERPFKCQICPYASRNSSQLTVHLRSHTGDAPFQCMLCSSKFKINSDLRRHMRVHTGEKPYRCEFCDFFCAMKGNLKSHIRMKHNSECTFKCTQCDFQCSSKGDLRQHLRTHLPELPVKCLECSYTCANRAALKVHERIHSQDRPFKCHLCQFDTKQRSNLTTHIKKVHSDEVNCKFDVQKADGNFPRQLGSRKSNKVDAKKTFRCDLCEASFVREDSLRSHKRQHNEIMLHKAQELTMLQLSVDESGQSDIDKSGKDDTVAAFIVEKMEVDDGEERSGASLTNADPSSGERNGQESMTTDQLHMLSHVKLMASPQSLGSQVIVCETVVPSSPAQDSEDSIQEVLIDNGEESDPESPENPTFISESGMSSSDLDGLNALIQEETTVVIVDSEGGDNPGASTPIYTTSPQAGSPKQSYTLEEGDASSELLCPADSIPD; from the exons ATGAACCGGAGCCCGGCGGCGGCGGCGGAGGGGGGGTTGCCGGCTGTACAGT TTTCAGGTACGGCCACAGTCCTGGTGGAGATCACAGCGGACATTCACATCTGTGGGCTCTGCAAGACTCAGTTCAATAATTTGGATGCTTTCGTGACCCACAAGCAGACCGGCTGCCAGCTCACCAACGCCGCCACCGGAGCCACAAGTACCGTCCAGTTTGTGTCGGGAGATTCGGTGACGCCGTCGCAGTCTGCGGCTCGCACCATCACTTCTGAGACTCAGACCATCACCG TCTCTGCTCCGGAATTTGTTTTTGAACATGGCTATCAAAcctttctgcctagtgacagctcGGTGACGCCGGCTACTGGTGGGGCCACCACCATCGCTACAAAAAGCCGATCCAAAAGATTATCTGCTGCCTCTCCTCAGAAGAAGCAGAGCTGCACCTATACAG gaTGTCAGTTCAAGACTGCTTATGGCATGAAAGACATGGAACGGCACATGAGGACCCACACAG gtgacaagccacacaggtgtGACAGATGTGGGAAGTGTTTCAGCCGGAAGGACAAGCTAAAGACGCACATCCGCTCACATACGGGAGAAAAGCCCTACAAGTGTAAAGAATGTGACTACAGTGCAGCGGACAGTAGCAGCCTCTGCAAACACATGCGCATTCACACAGACGAGCGCCCCTTCAAATGCCAGATCTGCCCATATGCCAGCCGCAACTCCAGTCAGCTGACCGTTCATCTCCGTTCACACACAG GTGATGCCCCCTTCCAATGCATGCTCTGCAGCTCCAAGTTCAAAATCAACTCGGACCTGAGAAGACACATGCGcgttcacacgggggagaaaccctACCGCTGCGAGTTCTGCGACTTCTTCTGTGCCATGAAGGGAAATCTGAAGTCCCACATACGGATGAAACACAATTCAGAATGCACGTTCAAGTGTACGCAGTGTGACTTTCAGTGCAGCAGCAAGGGAGACCTGCGCCAACACTTGCGCACCCATCTGCCGGAGCTGCCGGTCAAGTGCTTGGAATGCAGCTACACCTGTGCCAACAGGGCGGCGCTCAAAGTCCACGAGCGCATCCACTCCCAGGACCGACCGTTCAAATGCCACCTTTGCCAGTTTGACACTAAACAGCGCAGCAACCTGACCACGCACATTAAAAAAGTTCACAGCGACGAGGTGAACTGCAAGTTCGACGTTCAGAAAGCGGACGGGAACTTTCCCAGGCAGTTGGGATCTCGGAAAAGTAACAAAGTGGACGCAAAGAAAACTTTCAGGTGTGACCTCTGTGAGGCTTCATTTGTTAGGGAGGACTCCTTGCGGAGTCATAAGAGACAGCACAACGAGATCATGCTTCACAAAGCTCAAGAGTTGACCATGTTGCAGCTTTCGGTCGACGAGTCCGGACAAAGTGACATTGACAAATCCGGCAAAGACGACACCGTGGCGGCATTTATTGTAGAAAAGATGGAAGTAGATGACGGGGAAGAACGTTCTGGGGCTTCCTTGACCAATGCAGACCCCTCTAGTGGAGAAAGAAACGGGCAAGAGTCAATGACCACTGACCAGCTCCATATGTTAAGTCATGTCAAGTTAATGGCCTCGCCTCAGTCTCTAGGGTCACAGGTCATTGTGTGCGAGACGGTTGTGCCAAGTTCTCCGGCACAGGATAGCGAGGACTCCATACAGGAGGTGCTTATAGACAATGGTGAAGAAAGCGACCCAGAATCCCCGGAGAACCCAACCTTCATCTCTGAGTCGGGTATGAGCTCTTCTGACCTCGATGGCCTCAATGCCTTAATCCAAGAGGAGACCACTGTAGTGATTGTGGACAGTGAAGGAGGAGATAACCCGGGGGCCTCCACCCCTATTTATACCACGTCACCCCAAGCTGGTTCTCCAAAGCAAAGTTACACGCTTGAAGAAGGAGATGCCAGCTCTGAGCTGCTGTGCCCTGCGGACTCAATACCAGACTGA